A window of Erpetoichthys calabaricus chromosome 12, fErpCal1.3, whole genome shotgun sequence contains these coding sequences:
- the LOC114643261 gene encoding piggyBac transposable element-derived protein 4-like — MRQEAGAPVTEDGLATQAVASEWKHEANEAALSGTSHDWILTDCVSLAAIEASHTRDETEMNERSETGGGGGFPEVSIQCAQGSCPFSLDLLKTEAATVHRTEDGVVLKCEEEATENISCDIKQEDSKSELVLDGDMGKESINTKVKAFISVKEETSEVEVSPPVKKQRLTVDFIDEDKATILKSKESGFGSEQSEEESKDFLPMHSVPTQQSLVANVELHVSDKNLEQLNKLNNCKSYQEPDSTEHLSPGADFTEAVRSASFIREQQGIHAEETPNISTADGKIFGNSEKFSCTSDIRQRRQIHKGEKTNCCTKYRRCLIRGSGLRWHRSVHLSVKPHQCSQCAKTFKWNCKPRWRCSNCSGERPYQCRECERTVSRAELLKMHQRTPTGGTLYKCTKCGKSCRRRACLKLHLRRHTGQKTYKCTACGKNFRQTRHLKVFGVNSESDSGSELMNRSSDIDMDSDSESDSCSVDSDPPSFSDARVWCRLHVTADHPAPPRFPFTGNPGLKVSVGHDYLDYLRLFIDDSLMEKIVNETNRYAEQCQKSHSKPFARPNRWQPVTADDMWVFFGLLILQGILGKPVQRWYWSTNRLLQTPIFSEVMSECRFSLIMKYLHFTNNEDYDEANHPAPRLFKLWEIYQAIVNNMQKVYVPERDVSIHESLMDFKGRLSWIQYISSKRARFGIKFYMLCEASSGYIWNSILHTGKGTRWEDKYSQYNVATSSVLSLADPLLDHGYCITMDSYCTSPALLEILIQRKTDAYGSVRPNRRDMPGDFSLVELQRGAVAAWQKGKMIAIKWNDRKDVCLLSTVHNADTVHVRVRGNEGVAKPCAVVAYNNTMGGFDRVDRALTFYPVMYKRQKKYYKKIFRHLLEQCLWNAFVLYKKTIDKALSHADFTWKVVESILKKHQPSTSSGMVGRRRTTCVNPERLIGRHFIDHCPPTAKKKNPTRMCVVCCSKRDETGKKVRKETRFYCPDCNVGLCVGKCFKTYHTKDVY, encoded by the exons ATGAGGCAAGAAGCTGGGGCTCCTGTCACCGAGGACGGGCTCGCTACACAGGCGGTGGCATCAGAATGGAAACACGAGGCGAATGAAGCAGCCTTATCTGGAACGAGCCATGATTGGATTTTAACCGACTGTGTGAGTTTAGCGGCCATCGAGGCAAGTCACACCCGGGATGAAACTGAAATGAATGAGAGGAGCGAGAcaggtggaggtggag GTTTTCCTGAAGTTTCTATCCAATGTGCACAAGGATCCTGTCCCTTCAGCCTTGACCTGTTGAAAACGGAGGCTGCGACTGTCCATAGAACTGAAGATGGCGTCGTTTTGAAATGTGAAGAGGAAGCCACTGAGAATATTTCTTGTGATATTAAGCAAGAAGATAGTAAGTCTGAATTAGTTTTAGATGGCGATATGGGAAAGGAATCCATCAACACCAAGGTGAAAGCATTCATCAGCGTTAAAGAGGAGACCTCTGAAGTTGAAGTTTCCCCTCCTGTTAAAAAACAAAGGCTGACTGTAGACTTTATAGATGAAGATAAAGCCACCATTTTGAAAAGTAAAGAAAGTGGGTTTGGAAGTGAACAGTCTGAGGAGGAGTCAAAAGATTTTTTGCCAATGCACAGTGTGCCAACACAGCAGTCACTTGTGGCTAATGTTGAGCTTCACGTTTCTGATAAAAACTTGGAGCAgctcaataaattaaacaattgtaAATCGTACCAGGAACCCGACTCCACAGAACACCTGTCCCCAGGTGCAGATTTCACAGAGGCGGTTAGGTCTGCTTCATTCATTAGAGAGCAGCAGGGAATTCACGCAGAAGAAACACCCAACATCTCCACTGCTGATGGGAAGATTTTTGGTAATTCAGAGAAATTCTCCTGTACTTCAGACATTCGACAACGCCGGCAAATACATAAGGGTGAAAAAACAAACTGTTGTACTAAATATCGAAGGTGTTTAATCCGTGGCTCAGGCTTGAGGTGGCACAGGTCTGTTCACCTATCAGTAAAGCCTCACCAGTGTAGCCAATGTGCGAAAACTTTCAAATGGAATTGCAAGCCTAGATGGCGTTGTAGCAACTGCAGTGGAGAAAGACCATACCAGTGTAGAGAATGCGAGCGGACTGTTAGCCGGGCTGAACTTCTTAAAATGCACCAAAGAACTCCTACAGGAGGAACGCTCTACAAATGTACTAAATGTGGAAAGAGTTGCAGGAGGAGGGCGTGTCTCAAACTACACCTGAGGAGACATACGggacaaaaaacatacaaatgcacTGCATGTGGAAAGAATTTCCGGCAGACGAGGCACCTTAAAGTCTTTGGCGTTAACTCTGAGTCTGACTCTGGCTCAGAATTGATGAATCGGTCATCAGACATCGACATGGACAGTGACAGTGAAAGCGACTCCTGTTCAGTCGATTCCGACCCGCCAAGTTTCAGCGATGCTCGTGTTTGGTGTCGGCTTCATGTTACTGCTGACCATCCTGCACCTCCTCGTTTCCCATTTACGGGCAACCCTGGCCTAAAGGTGTCTGTTGGTCATGATTATCTGGACTATTTACGACTGTTCATTGATGATAGTCTGATGGAAAAAATAGTTAATGAAACGAACCGCTATGCCGAACAGTGTCAGAAAAGTCACAGTAAACCATTTGCTCGTCCCAATCGCTGGCAGCCTGTCACTGCAGATGACATGTGGGTATTTTTCGGTCTCCTGATACTGCAGGGTATTTTGGGTAAACCAGTGCAGAGATGGTACTGGTCCACAAACCGGTTGTTGCAGACACCCATTTTCAGTGAAGTTATGAGCGAGTGTCGTTTTTCACTCATTATGAAATACCTGCACTTCACTAATAACGAGGACTATGATGAAGCCAATCACCCAGCACCCAGACTGTTTAAACTGTGGGAAATTTATCAGGCAATCGTCAATAATATGCAGAAGGTGTATGTACCTGAGCGGGACGTAAGCATTCATGAAAGTCTGATGGATTTCAAGGGAAggctgtcatggatacagtacatctcCTCCAAGCGAGCAAGATTTGGGATCAAGTTCTACATGCTGTGTGAAGCAAGTTCTGGATACATCTGGAACTCGATCCTTCACACAGGTAAAGGGACCCGGTGGGAGGACAAGTACAGTCAATACAATGTTGCTACATCATCTGTGCTCTCACTGGCGGACCCTTTGCTTGACCATGGTTACTGTATAACAATGGACAGTTATTGTACTTCACCTGCACTGCTTGAAattttaattcaaagaaaaacggATGCATACGGCAGTGTGCGACCGAATCgccgtgatatgcctggtgacttcAGCCTCGTGGAGCTGCAGCGTGGTGCAGTAGCTgcgtggcaaaaaggcaaaatgattgccaTCAAGTGGAATGACAGGAAAGACGtctgcctcctaagcactgttcacaacgCCGACACTGTCCATGTTCGCGTCAGGGGAAATGAGGGAGTCGCTAAGCCGTGTGCCGTGGtcgcctacaataacacaatgggcgGTTTCGACCGTGTGGATcgggcactgacattctaccctgtcatgtacaagagacagaaaaaatattacaagaaaatcTTTCGACATCTGCTCGAACAGTGCCTATGGAATGCATTTGTCCTATACAAAAAGACCATCGACAAAGCCCTAAGTCACGCGGACTTCACGTGGAAGGTGGTGGAAAGCATTCTGAAGAAGCACCAGCCGTCGACCTCGTCTGGAATGGTGGGTCGTCGTCGCACAACCTGTGTGAATCCCGAACGTCTGATCGGTCGACATTTCATCGACCACTGCCCTCCAACAGCGAAGAAGAAGAATCCTACACGAATGTGTGTTGTTTGTTGCTCTAAACGTGACGAGACGGGCAAGAAAGTGCGCAAAGAAACACGCTTCTACTGTCCCGATTGTAACGTCGGGCTGTGCGTCGGTAAATGTTTTAAAACGTATCACACAAAAGACGTGTACTAA